In Necator americanus strain Aroian chromosome IV, whole genome shotgun sequence, the following proteins share a genomic window:
- a CDS encoding hypothetical protein (NECATOR_CHRIV.G14661.T1) → MMSFLGKTILPRYIWLDGKVEENVPITIDNDGVIVEIGGIIPYDVIRLENEIVLPGFVNAHSHAFHRHLRGRSEIGGKAADTFWKWRDNMYALVDGITEDKLYEYCLSTFREMLAAGITSVGEFHYVHHGTRRFDLDKAVLRAAQDAGIRITLIQTFYENAGFDKPPLHPVQERFVSTYQEFVENFNDLLKRNDKTVTIAVAAHSARAVSFDNIKKLYEMALERGIAFHIHVEEQPKEIEDCIRFLGEKKSPSDFLLENLNITKLFSAVHATYTQVENIKKFTQNGANIVVCPCTEGYLGDGIPHVIEGEHISYGTDCNNRIGFLEEMRWACYSQQMLHNSRSVAGFSAARLLHNATLGGARALALDGVIGSFEIDKQLDFVSFDLQSALLNGLTPDTIIDGIVFSCDNREIKRTVVAGITRYSQ, encoded by the exons ATGATGTCATTCTTGGGAAAAACGATTCTACCCAGATACATCTGGCTTGACGGAAAAGTCGAAGAAAACGTTCCGATAACGATTGATAACGATGGTGTAATTGTTGAAATTGGCGGCATCATACCGTATGACGTCATTCGACTTGAAAATGAG ATCGTACTACCCGGTTTCGTGAACGCACACTCGCACGCTTTCCATCGTCATCTACGCGGACGAAGCGAAATTGGCGGTAAAGCCGCGGATACGTTCTGGAAGTGGAGAGACAACATGTACGCGCTAGTGGACGGGATTACCGAGGACAAGCTCTACGAG TACTGTCTGTCGACATTTCGAGAGATGCTCGCCGCTGGAATCACCAGCGTTGGCGAATTCCACTACGTACATCATGGAACCAGAAGATTTGACCTGGATAAGGCAGTACTGCGGGCAGCACAGGACGCCGGCATTAGGATCACTCTTATACAG ACTTTCTATGAAAATGCCGGTTTCGATAAGCCACCACTACATCCGGTACAGGAGCGATTTGTGTCCACTTATCAGGAgtttgtggaaaatttcaacGACCTGTTGAAACGAAACGATAAAACAGTAACTATAGCAGTGGCCG CCCACTCGGCAAGAGCTGTCAGCTTTGACAACATAAAAAAACTCTACGAAATGGCGCTAGAGAGAGGCATAGCATTTCATATCCATGTAGAGGAGCAGCCGAAAGAAATCGAAGACTGCATACGATTTCTTGGAGAGAAAAAG agtccTTCCGATTTTTTGCTCGAAAATCTTAACATAACAAAACTGTTCTCCGCCGTCCATGCTACCTACACGCAAgtggaaaatattaaaaaatttactCAAAATGGTGCAAATATCGTTGTTTGTCCTTGTACAGAAG GTTACCTTGGTGACGGAATTCCGCATGTGATTGAAGGTGAACACATCAGCTATGGAACCGATTGTAATAATCGGATCGGTTTTCTGGAAGAGATGCGGTGGGCGTGTTATTCCCAACAG atgcTACACAATTCACGTAGTGTGGCAGGTTTCTCTGCTGCTCGACTTCTTCACAATGCTACCCTGGGTGGAGCAAGAGCATTAGCCCTCGATGGTGTCATCGGCAGCTTTGAG attGACAAACAACTGGATTTCGTCTCGTTTGATTTGCAATCAGCACTTCTGAATGGACTTACGCCGGATACCATCATCGACGGCATTGTCTTTAGTTGCGATAACCGAGAGATCAAAAGAACAGTGGTGGCCGGAATTACTCGCTATTCTCAATGA
- a CDS encoding hypothetical protein (NECATOR_CHRIV.G14662.T2) has translation MGLQCLWKILGVDTRLARNIAVLLKVNCDGLNVVGTESFGRRKRESMKDLTTLLKRSKPNFTTNQPKQPRIPMIKRIVTGTITITEVEKKQKRPKPGSSSFVSSCEYRGSSLDMTKPLPPTPNQRATLQQYELSISPR, from the exons ATGGGACTGCAGTGTTTGTGGAAGATTCTCGGCGTAGATACACGCCTGGCAAGAAATATTGCCGTGCTATTGAAG GTGAATTGTGATGGTCTCAATGTGGTTGGAACGGAGAGTTTTGGACGACGGAAACGTGAATCAATGAAGGATTTGACGACATTGTTGAAGAGATCGAAGCCGAATTTCACTACTAACCAGCCAAAACAG CCGAGAATCCCAATGATCAAACGAATCGTCACAGGGACCATTACCATCACAgaagtggaaaagaaacagaaacggCCAAAACCAG GTTCGAGCTCCTTCGTTTCCTCTTGTGAATATCGAGGATCCAGCTTAGATATGACAAAACCGCTGCCACCAACACCGAATCAACGTG CAACGTTGCAACAGTATGAACTATCCATTTCTCCGCGGTAG
- a CDS encoding hypothetical protein (NECATOR_CHRIV.G14662.T1) → MGLQCLWKILGVDTRLARNIAVLLKVNCDGLNVVGTESFGRRKRESMKDLTTLLKRSKPNFTTNQPKQPRIPMIKRIVTGTITITEVEKKQKRPKPEFSSMPDDRYCILRPHLVAALVAFCVLSITQLFVLLNCLHNRYTSFQGNSSYPSSSSSFVSSCEYRGSSLDMTKPLPPTPNQRATLQQYELSISPR, encoded by the exons ATGGGACTGCAGTGTTTGTGGAAGATTCTCGGCGTAGATACACGCCTGGCAAGAAATATTGCCGTGCTATTGAAG GTGAATTGTGATGGTCTCAATGTGGTTGGAACGGAGAGTTTTGGACGACGGAAACGTGAATCAATGAAGGATTTGACGACATTGTTGAAGAGATCGAAGCCGAATTTCACTACTAACCAGCCAAAACAG CCGAGAATCCCAATGATCAAACGAATCGTCACAGGGACCATTACCATCACAgaagtggaaaagaaacagaaacggCCAAAACCAG AATTCTCCTCAATGCCGGACGATCGATACTGTATCTTGCGCCCACACCTTGTAGCAGCACTGGTAGCATTTTGTGTGTTATCCATTACTCAATTGTTCGTGCTGTTGAACTGTCTCCACAATCGATACACGTCCTTCCAGGGCAACAGCTCCTATCCATCAA GTTCGAGCTCCTTCGTTTCCTCTTGTGAATATCGAGGATCCAGCTTAGATATGACAAAACCGCTGCCACCAACACCGAATCAACGTG CAACGTTGCAACAGTATGAACTATCCATTTCTCCGCGGTAG
- a CDS encoding hypothetical protein (NECATOR_CHRIV.G14663.T1), with the protein MPLCLTFIDLKKAFDSVEMEEVVEALDNQGVPTQYIKHQPSGTNADRIRRNMWMHRSSAESTKDDVHAERMGLGCSIHAQRNEYIRMHQLRLSGSGTEMMNDLTPELGRRRRVAWGAYKSIEDVVKKTRNTRLRAHLFNTTVLPALTCASETWAFRKREENAVSVIEGAIERVMLGVSRFTQVSDGIRSPLLRQRPKIRDAAAFAKESKISALQEDRRPDDQISSRSPSKKSMMIFVSHAKGGTTGRLGQMEELLAPARPVRRSTGVKVIKVIKHDHSISIPRLMQNFRRTRHL; encoded by the exons atgccgctctgtctcaccttcatcgacttgaaaaaggccttcgactcagttgagatggaagaggtcgtggaagccttggacaaccaaggcgtccctactcagtacataaag catcagccaagcggaacgaatgctgaccgaattcgacgaaacatgtggatgcatcggtcttcagctgaatctacaaaagacgatgttcatgcggaacggatgggtctcggatgctccattcacgctcaacggaacgaatatatccgaatgcaccagctacgtttatctggatCGGGAACTgaaatgatgaacgacctgacccccgagctgggcaggaggagacgagtggcttggggagcgtacaagagcatcgaggatgtagtgaagaagaccaggaacacccggctccgtgctcacctcttcaacaccaccgtacttcctgctttgacctgtgcttcagaaacgtgggcatttcgcaagcgggaagaaaacgcggtgagcgtcattgaaggcgcaattgagagagtgatgctaggagtatcccgtttcacgcaagtgagtgacgggattcgaagtcctctcctacgtcaacgaccgaagattagagacgccgccgcgtttgccaaggaaagtaaaataag cgcactacaggaagaccgccgacccgatgatcagatttcttcacgaagtccttcaaagaaaagtatgatgatcttcgtgtcccatgcgaaaggaggaaccactgggcgattgggacaaatggaagaattactggcgcccgctcgaccagttcgaagatcaacgggagtcaaggtgatcaaggtgatcaag CACGATCATTCTATATCAATTCCTCGATTAATGCAAAACTTTCGCCGTACCCGCCATTTATAA
- a CDS encoding hypothetical protein (NECATOR_CHRIV.G14663.T2), protein MHRSSAESTKDDVHAERMGLGCSIHAQRNEYIRMHQLRLSGSGTEMMNDLTPELGRRRRVAWGAYKSIEDVVKKTRNTRLRAHLFNTTVLPALTCASETWAFRKREENAVSVIEGAIERVMLGVSRFTQVSDGIRSPLLRQRPKIRDAAAFAKESKIRWAGHVMRFNDNVGPEP, encoded by the coding sequence atgcatcggtcttcagctgaatctacaaaagacgatgttcatgcggaacggatgggtctcggatgctccattcacgctcaacggaacgaatatatccgaatgcaccagctacgtttatctggatCGGGAACTgaaatgatgaacgacctgacccccgagctgggcaggaggagacgagtggcttggggagcgtacaagagcatcgaggatgtagtgaagaagaccaggaacacccggctccgtgctcacctcttcaacaccaccgtacttcctgctttgacctgtgcttcagaaacgtgggcatttcgcaagcgggaagaaaacgcggtgagcgtcattgaaggcgcaattgagagagtgatgctaggagtatcccgtttcacgcaagtgagtgacgggattcgaagtcctctcctacgtcaacgaccgaagattagagacgccgccgcgtttgccaaggaaagtaaaataaggtgggccggacacgtgatgcgctttaatgacaacgttggaccagagccgtga
- a CDS encoding hypothetical protein (NECATOR_CHRIV.G14664.T1) codes for MLSRRALRQYSSSTLFTRYLLECKVPKQWKTSKTVLLYKKGDPHDIGNYRPICLLSVIYKLFTRVVLDRIEKVLDEGQPCEQAGFRKGFSTFDHIHTVSKLIEASREYKMPLCLTFIDLKKAFDSVEMEEVVEALDNQGVPTQYIKVFRELYSNFTTGISPFYKNIIIDVKRRVQTG; via the exons ATGCTATCacgtcg agccctccgccagtactcatcatcaacgctctttacacgttatctgttggaatgcaaggttcctaaacagtggaagaccagcaagaccgtgttgttgtataaaaagggagatccacatgacatcggcaactatcgcccaatctgtttactgtccgtcatctacaagctctttacaagagtggtccttgataggattgaaaaagtcttggatgaaggacagccatgcgagcaagcagggtttcgaaaaggattcagcacgtttgaccacattcacactgtttcgaaactcatcgaggcatcacgagagtacaagatgccgctctgtctcaccttcatcgacttgaaaaaggccttcgactcagttgagatggaagaggtcgtggaagccttggacaaccaaggcgtccctactcagtacataaaggtatttcgagagttgtacagtaacttcacgaccggaatttcgccattttacaagaacatcatcattgacgtgaagaggagggtccagacagggtga
- a CDS encoding hypothetical protein (NECATOR_CHRIV.G14665.T1), whose product MTGLLNTFTTARRSEFLSFKTTKRRLPLETLELIRQRGAARAAGNQELTSEFARLCREAIKEDLKERRAEVLAEAAEAGKASAMPVETSPVARQGCSPEPKRNSHCIEKGDGENHLRLLL is encoded by the coding sequence atgaccggcttgttgaacaccttcacaactgcgcgaagaagtgagtttttgagttttaaaaccaccaagagacgcctgcctcttgaaactcttgagctgatacgccaacgtggagcagcacgagccgcagggaaccaagaactcacgtccgagttcgcaaggctttgcagagaggcgataaaggaagaccttaaagagagaagagcagaagtgctggctgaagctgcagaggcgggaaaggCATctgctatgcccgtcgagacttcgccagtcgcaagacaaggatgctctccggaacccaaaaggaacagccattgcatcgagaagggggatggagaaaatcatctacggcttctactctga
- a CDS encoding hypothetical protein (NECATOR_CHRIV.G14666.T1) — protein MAIYTYNARTLASEAAIEDLMMQAKKIKYDVIGLTETRRRHPLNAVYETGELFLGACDSRGVGGVGVLVNTSMAKKIDSFGQLTARIGRLRMKRCGPTPALTIFVAYAPTSSNIKRRRDRSFLYGPGEVLPRIPCLLQGHNWRFQRQSWPKKNTGGTSHRDPRPTTE, from the coding sequence atggcgatctatacttataacgcacgtacgcttgcatcggaagcggccatcgaagatctgatgatgcaagccaagaagatcaagtacgacgtcatcggactgaccgagacgagacgacgtcaccctctcaacgccgtatatgaaactggagaactgttcttaggagcatgcgacagtagaggtgttggtggagttggcgtcctcgtcaacacgagtatggcaaagaagaTCGACTCTTTCGGACAACTTACGGcacgaatcggacgtctgcggatgaaaagatgtggtccaacaccagctttgactatcttcgtcgcttacgctccaacatcaagcaaCATCAAGCGAAGAAGAgatcgaagctttctatatggacctggagaagttctaccgagaataccatgccttctacaaggtcataattggcgatttcaacgccaaagttggcccaagaagaacaccggaggaacttcacatcgggacccacggcctacaacggaatga
- a CDS encoding hypothetical protein (NECATOR_CHRIV.G14667.T1) — translation MTDEDDFVIDEEEKESEQQDETMDDYDETVENNDHQQEGEPAQESEDVFTSHGGDPRQLDLNRCLLLSCIPSPFLGDSYDVFNDCILNWISQDFKIARDAIEKVVRIPKLQSDAENPDLAARAIISFKSRVHKHRVFAQKNMAAESSIKLDVLDSIPREFVDVDEDLEIADDVGEDDECAEQQDDGEEANPKKRRVTSTLNQTDHADEHDEDETDEYHRAENGVVSSKSKYKRKEYVDEDLEAPFEISWDGAPEFQWKLCPTATDTRRLIIENIFWADLHNVFIYRVMLRAETVDISFPMRFNIEGSKQMYGKITMTFQWSMQIMNEAMRHLIYVRCPQGRRIKIFLPQTPSAMKLKEEFEGKLGRVIQPTRRMHQLVIKVLPENYELTLETARELFAPYIPTEVENVKDDLGQPSAIVTMSTVEDTIKAHSSFSFVTVKDESGKEHKSHVFLRGVEAHFGSLTTRWDRKKIMAMDGPRKGSKRAAHENSKDGIPSKKPRGALIRGGPRGSYRVGYPVRGGRGAYRGRGARFDQYERSYGVRTPYGSRYEVEMRERMFKRQEMLDEMALHEQRGRGGYGYGRSPYGGPRTYDHSYYGTSSYDPYSRHRSGY, via the exons atgacggATGAGGATGATTTTGTTATTGacgaggaggagaaggagtcTGAACAG CAAGATGAAACTATGGATGACTACGATGAgactgtagaaaataacgaCCATCAACAAGAGGGAGAGCCTGCTCAAGAGTCCGAGGATGTCTTTACTAGTCACGGAGGAGATCCACGTCAACTAGATCTCAATAG ATGTCTTCTGCTTTCATGCATTCCATCTCCGTTCTTGGGCGACTCATATGATGTATTCAACGACTGCATTTTGAATTGGATTTCTCAAGATTTTAAGATTGCTCGTGATGCTATTGAGAAG GTTGTTCGGATACCGAAACTCCAGTCTGATGCGGAGAATccg GATTTGGCTGCTCGTGCAATAATTTCGTTCAAATCACGCGTGCATAAGCATCGTGTGTTTGCGCAGAAGAATATGGCTGCAGAATCATCCATAAAATTGGATGTACTGGACAGTATACCGCGTGAATTCGTTGACGTGGATGAAGATCTCGAAATTGCCGATGATGTCGGTGAAGATGACGAATGCGCAGAACAGCAAGATGATGGCGAAGAGGCTAACCCTAAGAAACGAAGGGTTACCTCGACCCTTAATCAGACAGATCATGCAGACGAGCACGATGAAGATGAAACGGATGAATATCACAGAG CTGAGAACGGAGTCGTGTCATCAAAATCCAAGTACAAGCGAAAAGAGTATGTTGATGAAGACCTAGAAGCTCCTTTCGAAATCTCTTGGGATGGTGCGCCAGAGTTTCAGTGGAAGC TGTGCCCTACTGCGACGGATACCCGACGTTTGATAATTGAGAACATCTTTTGGGCAGATCTTCACAACGTGTTCATCTACCGTGTGATGCTGAGAGCTGAAACAGTGGACATTAGCTTCCCCATGCGCTTTAACATAGAAGGATCGAAACAAATGTACGG CAAGATAACAATGACATTCCAATGGAGCATGCAAATTATGAATGAAGCTATGCGTCACCTTATCTACGTTCGTTGTCCCCAGGGTCGTCGAATCAAGATATTCCTCCCTCAGA CCCCTTCGGCCATGAAACTAAAGGAAGAGTTCGAGGGCAAACTCGGACGCGTGATTCAGCCAACTAGAAGAATGCATCAATTGGTTATCAAAGTTCTTCCTGAGAATTATGAG CTTACGTTGGAAACGGCACGTGAGTTGTTTGCGCCTTATATCCCAACTGAGGTCGAAAATGTCAAAGACGATTTAGG GCAGCCTTCCGCAATCGTCACCATGAGCACTGTTGAAGATACCATAAAGGCgcattcttcgttttcttttgtgaCAGTGAAGGATGAAAGTGGAAAAGAACACAAAAGTCATGTTTTCCTACGAGGAG TAGAAGCTCATTTTGGATCCCTCACTACTCGCTGGgataggaagaaaataatggcGATGGACGGACCCAGAAAGGGAT CTAAGCGTGCTGCTCATGAAAATTCCAAGGATGGTATTCCATCTAAGAAGCCACGTGGGGCATTGATCCGTGGAGGCCCACGTGGCTCTTATCGTGTTGGATATCCCGTGCGTGGTGGAAGAGGTGCTTACAGAG GTCGAGGTGCTCGTTTTGATCAATATGAACGCAGTTATGGAGTAAGAACACCTTATGGCTCTCGCTATGAGGTGGAGATGCGTGAAAGAATGTTCAAACGACAGGAGATGCTAGA TGAAATGGCTCTACATGAACAACGTGGAAGAGGTGGATACGGTTATGGGAGGTCGCCATACG GCGGACCAAGAACCTACGATCACTCGTACTATGGAACGAGCAGTTATGATCCGTACAG TCGGCACCGCTCTGGCTACtga
- a CDS encoding hypothetical protein (NECATOR_CHRIV.G14668.T1), with amino-acid sequence MFGWRVGARVVLHDVRFRGYAFAGEVLVNRNFHEATKWNGSEQNLCVFFLKEITDDTKILKTQHNSIE; translated from the exons ATGTTCGGATGGCGCGTTGGTGCTCGTGTGGTTTTGCATGACGTGCGATTTCGTGGATACGCATTTGCAGGCGAG GTCTTGGTCAATCGAAATTTCCACGAGGCTACAAAATGGAATGGGAGCGAACAGAATTTgtgcgttttctttttgaaggaaatcacGGATGATACGAAGATTCTTAAGACTCAGCATAATTCAATCGAATAG